From a region of the Solanum stenotomum isolate F172 chromosome 2, ASM1918654v1, whole genome shotgun sequence genome:
- the LOC125854489 gene encoding uncharacterized protein LOC125854489 isoform X1, producing MEAAAVSVVDKLKSFAKSTQDFASVVFRNREVSNRRNPIEILKRLQRESFSDIMKLRDRQEKLERALAFYKSSKGSPFQETSTHVRGEFDAVGALLMIGTIDESKCNAIERAIRTGIDSRLTFETTIREKDTLVTEFVGSERGQMNILGSPLSLAKVLYAANISDWCSAVAIPVGGRCRDVAVPTSSREERGLTDYSSFGPPLLNQLNGSGIAVMVKKSNIVACLAQFVSALPPHSGSVLYCFGTFGQVVCQLSSNTKLSILGIHKMANLSRQQPRLAAMSLPFSFLQRSGHPQASLVENCFLDGPLAMTLESELDESTKIGGWVETNIASPEYLKWVVTMSDTSEDDFGWGLSLGGLLRGPRKWNRFQVESFLNFNVGKKCKLQPGLLYVMDEGATQFPALIFRTSWSL from the exons ATGGAAGCAGCAGCTGTTTCAGTTGTAGACAAGTTAAAATCCTTTGCAAAATCTACGCAGGATTTCGCTTCCGTCGTGTTCCGCAACCGCGAAGTTTCCAATCGCCGCAATCCG ATTGAGATCTTGAAGAGATTGCAGCGAGAATCTTTTTCAGATATTATGAAGCTAAGAGACAGACAAGAGAAGTTGGAGCGAGCGCTTGCATTCTATAAATCTTCTAAAGGAAGTCCATTCCAAGAAACTAGCACTCACGTAAGGGGAGAATTTGATGCTGTGGGTGCACTGTTGATGATCGGTACCATTGATGAATCCAAGTGCAATGcaattgaaagagcaattagGACTGGTATTGATTCTAGGCTGACTTTTGAAACAACTATCCGTGAAAAGGATACACTTGTAACAGAGTTTGTTGGCAGCGAAAGAGGCCAAATGAATATCCTGGGTAGTCCACTTTCCTTAGCAAAAGTTCTTTATGCAGCAAATATCAGTGATTGGTGTTCTGCAGTTGCCATTCCAGTCGGTGGTCGATGCAGAGATGTTGCAGTACCTACAAGTTCACGTGAG GAAAGGGGGCTGACTGACTATTCATCTTTTGGGCCGCCCCTGCTGAATCAACTAAATGGTAGTGGAATCGCTGTGatggttaaaaaatcaaatattgtaGCCTGCTTGGCTCAGTTTGTCTCTGCATTGCCGCCACACTCTGGTAGTGTTTTGTATTGTTTTGGCACTTTTGGTCAAGTTGTTTGCCAACTTTCAAGCAATACAAAACTATCAATCTTGGGCATACACAAAATGGCCAATCTGTCACGTCAACAGCCTAGACTTGCAGCTATGTCGTTGCCTTTTAGCTTTTTACAACGGTCAGGGCATCCTCAAGCGTCCTTGGTGGAAAACTGCTTCTTAGATGGGCCACTTGCCATGACCCTAGAGTCAGAACTTGATGAAAGTACAAAAATTGGTGGCTGGGTAGAGACAAATATAGCAAGTCCCGAATATTTGAAGTGGGTAGTTACCATGTCTGATACCTCTGAGGATGATTTTGGATGGGGTTTGAGCCTTGGTGGTTTGCTACGAGGTCCAAGAAAGTGGAACCGTTTTCAAGTTGAAAGCTTTCTCAATTTCAACGTAGGAAAGAAGTGCAAGTTGCAACCAGGTCTACTCTATGTGATGGATGAAGGAGCCACTCAGTTTCCTGCATTGATATTCCGCACTAGTTGGTCCTTGTGA
- the LOC125854489 gene encoding uncharacterized protein LOC125854489 isoform X2, giving the protein MEAAAVSVVDKLKSFAKSTQDFASVVFRNREVSNRRNPIEILKRLQRESFSDIMKLRDRQEKLERALAFYKSSKGSPFQETSTHVRGEFDAVGALLMIGTIDESKCNAIERAIRTGIDSRLTFETTIREKDTLVTEFVGSERGQMNILGSPLSLAKVLYAANISDWCSAVAIPVGGRCRDVAVPTSSREERGLTDYSSFGPPLLNQLNGSGIAVMVKKSNIVACLAQFVSALPPHSGSVLYCFGTFGQVVCQLSSNTKLSILGIHKMANLSRQQPRLAAMSLPFSFLQRSGHPQASLVENCFLDGPLAMTLESELDESTKIGGWVETNIASPEYLKWVVTMSDTSEDDFGWGLSLGGLLRGPRKWNRFQVESFLNFNVGKKCKLQPGLLYVIDGATQFPALMFRTSWSL; this is encoded by the exons ATGGAAGCAGCAGCTGTTTCAGTTGTAGACAAGTTAAAATCCTTTGCAAAATCTACGCAGGATTTCGCTTCCGTCGTGTTCCGCAACCGCGAAGTTTCCAATCGCCGCAATCCG ATTGAGATCTTGAAGAGATTGCAGCGAGAATCTTTTTCAGATATTATGAAGCTAAGAGACAGACAAGAGAAGTTGGAGCGAGCGCTTGCATTCTATAAATCTTCTAAAGGAAGTCCATTCCAAGAAACTAGCACTCACGTAAGGGGAGAATTTGATGCTGTGGGTGCACTGTTGATGATCGGTACCATTGATGAATCCAAGTGCAATGcaattgaaagagcaattagGACTGGTATTGATTCTAGGCTGACTTTTGAAACAACTATCCGTGAAAAGGATACACTTGTAACAGAGTTTGTTGGCAGCGAAAGAGGCCAAATGAATATCCTGGGTAGTCCACTTTCCTTAGCAAAAGTTCTTTATGCAGCAAATATCAGTGATTGGTGTTCTGCAGTTGCCATTCCAGTCGGTGGTCGATGCAGAGATGTTGCAGTACCTACAAGTTCACGTGAG GAAAGGGGGCTGACTGACTATTCATCTTTTGGGCCGCCCCTGCTGAATCAACTAAATGGTAGTGGAATCGCTGTGatggttaaaaaatcaaatattgtaGCCTGCTTGGCTCAGTTTGTCTCTGCATTGCCGCCACACTCTGGTAGTGTTTTGTATTGTTTTGGCACTTTTGGTCAAGTTGTTTGCCAACTTTCAAGCAATACAAAACTATCAATCTTGGGCATACACAAAATGGCCAATCTGTCACGTCAACAGCCTAGACTTGCAGCTATGTCGTTGCCTTTTAGCTTTTTACAACGGTCAGGGCATCCTCAAGCGTCCTTGGTGGAAAACTGCTTCTTAGATGGGCCACTTGCCATGACCCTAGAGTCAGAACTTGATGAAAGTACAAAAATTGGTGGCTGGGTAGAGACAAATATAGCAAGTCCCGAATATTTGAAGTGGGTAGTTACCATGTCTGATACCTCTGAGGATGATTTTGGATGGGGTTTGAGCCTTGGTGGTTTGCTACGAGGTCCAAGAAAGTGGAACCGTTTTCAAGTTGAAAGCTTTCTCAATTTCAACGTAGGAAAGAAGTGCAAGTTGCAACCAG